The region TCTGGTCGACCGTGGCAACCTGATGGGCCAGCATGACCGGGTTGCGCAGCGCCGGTAACAACACGGCGGTGCCGAGTTCGACATGCTTTGTCCGCGCGGCGACACCGGCCAGCAGCGAGATCGGTTCGTGACGGGGACGCGCCAGCACCGAATCGCCGACCCAGATGGAATCATAGCCAAGGTCTTCTGCTTTTTCGGCCGCGGCCAGCATGGACGCGACTTCCGGCCTGCCTTCCATGATCCGTTCGCGGGTTGGCAGCAGGTAGCCGAGCTTCGGAGCCATGGCGAATTCCTCGTATTGGTTGCGGTTGCCCTATTCTTGCCGGGCGGGACTGTCCGGTCCAGCCGTGAAGGCAAATCCTTCATCGGCCCATCCGGTCATCCCGCCGATCATTTCCTTCACCGGGCGGCCCAGCCGCGCCAGGCGGAGCGCCGCCCTGTTGGCGCCGTTGCAATGCGGTCCGGCGCAGTAGACGACAAACAGCGTCTCCGGGGGCCATTCCGCCATGCGACGCTCCGTCATCTTGCCATGCGGCAGGTTGACGGCGCCGGGAATATGGGATTTTGCGAACAGGGCCGGGCTGCGCACATCCAGCAGCACGAAATCCGCCACGCCGCGCGCCATGCTGTCCTGAACGTCCCAGCAATCGGTTTCAAATGCCAGCCGCGCCTCGAAATGGCGCAGGGCATCGGACGACGGCGCGGCCGGAATTTCCGATACGGGGCTTGCCATGGGCATCTCCTCAAAGCCAGTGAATTC is a window of Alphaproteobacteria bacterium DNA encoding:
- a CDS encoding rhodanese-like domain-containing protein; the protein is MASPVSEIPAAPSSDALRHFEARLAFETDCWDVQDSMARGVADFVLLDVRSPALFAKSHIPGAVNLPHGKMTERRMAEWPPETLFVVYCAGPHCNGANRAALRLARLGRPVKEMIGGMTGWADEGFAFTAGPDSPARQE